One Candidatus Planktophila sp. genomic region harbors:
- the mshB gene encoding N-acetyl-1-D-myo-inositol-2-amino-2-deoxy-alpha-D-glucopyranoside deacetylase, protein MKDTYEGFRILLVHAHPDDETINNGATMALYAARGAQVTLVTCTRGEEGEVLVPGLSHLASAHDDTLGSHREIELANAMSALGVRDYRFLGNFRDSGMMGSTTNNGAGVFWQVEVDVAARLLATIIDEVQPHILITYDEIGGYGHPDHIKTHLVAMRASELSTWQIQKIYWNTMPKSVIAAGIAAMKEVGSDFFGTDNVDDIPFAKDDSFVTTLIDGNEFVEAKMEAMKAHATQIALDGPFFALSNNLGLQIWGHEYYTLVRGEKSAPFDSDGRERDLTSGITL, encoded by the coding sequence ATGAAAGATACATACGAAGGTTTTCGAATTCTTTTAGTGCACGCCCATCCTGATGATGAGACGATAAATAATGGGGCGACAATGGCACTGTATGCGGCTCGAGGAGCACAAGTCACGCTTGTGACATGTACTCGTGGAGAAGAGGGAGAAGTTCTTGTTCCTGGTTTATCGCATTTGGCAAGCGCGCACGATGACACCCTCGGCTCCCACCGTGAGATTGAGCTGGCCAACGCCATGAGCGCTCTTGGTGTGCGCGATTACCGCTTTTTAGGTAATTTTCGAGATAGCGGAATGATGGGGAGCACAACAAATAATGGGGCAGGTGTTTTCTGGCAAGTTGAAGTAGATGTGGCTGCACGGCTTCTTGCAACAATAATTGATGAAGTTCAGCCACATATTTTAATTACTTATGATGAAATAGGTGGATACGGTCACCCGGATCACATTAAGACCCATCTTGTTGCTATGCGAGCGAGCGAGCTTTCAACATGGCAGATTCAAAAGATTTATTGGAACACGATGCCCAAATCAGTTATTGCAGCAGGCATTGCGGCAATGAAAGAGGTTGGTTCTGATTTCTTTGGAACTGACAATGTTGATGACATTCCTTTTGCCAAAGACGACTCGTTTGTTACTACATTGATTGATGGAAATGAATTTGTTGAAGCCAAAATGGAGGCAATGAAAGCACATGCAACACAAATTGCATTAGACGGTCCATTCTTTGCGCTTTCAAATAACTTAGGTTTGCAGATTTGGGGGCATGAGTACTACACGCTTGTGCGTGGCGAGAAATCTGCACCATTTGATAGCGATGGGCGGGAACGTGATTTGACCTCGGGAATAACTTTGTAG
- the moeB gene encoding molybdopterin-synthase adenylyltransferase MoeB: MKHSPLVDAGAALNVDEVRRYSRHVLVPEISIIGQQRVKAAKVLCVGAGGLGSPVLMYLAAAGVGTIGVVDFDVVEESNLQRQIIHGQSDIGTSKAESAKRKIAELNPNVQVITHDVRLDRSNALEILKGYDVIIDGTDNFATRYLINDACVLLSKPNIWGSILRFDGQASVFWSEHGPCYRCLHPTPAHGVPNCAEAGVLGVLCASIASIQATEALKLIIGIGEPLIGELIIFDALDMSFRKIVIKKDPACVVCGVNPTQKGLLNNYEAFCSSAGATQISVVELKTKIDSGDDFLLIDVREASEFEIVRIPGSVLIPLRHFIDGSALKSLPKEKEIIVHCHSGGRSATALSILKNAGFLDVTHVEGGVLAWAKHIDTTCTVY; the protein is encoded by the coding sequence ATGAAACATTCACCCCTTGTTGATGCAGGCGCAGCACTCAACGTTGATGAGGTTCGAAGATACAGTCGGCATGTTCTCGTTCCGGAAATATCAATAATTGGTCAACAAAGAGTTAAGGCGGCGAAAGTACTTTGTGTTGGTGCGGGAGGATTAGGGTCCCCAGTTTTAATGTATTTAGCGGCAGCAGGTGTTGGAACCATCGGAGTAGTTGATTTTGATGTAGTCGAAGAGTCAAACCTACAACGACAGATTATTCACGGACAGAGCGATATTGGAACGAGTAAAGCGGAGAGTGCCAAGAGAAAGATTGCCGAACTTAACCCCAATGTACAGGTGATTACGCATGATGTTCGCTTAGACAGATCAAATGCATTAGAGATTCTTAAGGGTTATGACGTAATCATTGATGGCACTGATAATTTTGCGACACGCTATTTAATTAACGATGCTTGTGTACTTTTGAGTAAACCAAATATTTGGGGATCTATCCTTCGCTTTGATGGGCAGGCTAGTGTATTTTGGTCGGAGCACGGTCCCTGCTATCGCTGCCTTCACCCAACACCGGCGCACGGTGTTCCCAACTGTGCCGAAGCTGGCGTCTTAGGCGTTTTGTGTGCTTCGATCGCTTCAATCCAAGCGACAGAGGCGTTAAAACTCATTATTGGAATCGGTGAGCCGCTCATTGGTGAATTAATTATTTTCGACGCACTTGATATGAGTTTTCGAAAAATTGTGATCAAAAAAGATCCAGCATGTGTAGTGTGCGGGGTAAATCCGACCCAGAAAGGGTTATTAAATAATTACGAAGCGTTTTGTTCATCCGCTGGAGCTACACAAATAAGTGTTGTGGAGTTGAAAACGAAGATTGATAGCGGTGATGATTTTCTACTTATTGATGTACGTGAAGCTAGTGAATTTGAAATTGTGCGAATTCCCGGTTCAGTTTTGATACCTCTTAGGCATTTCATTGATGGAAGCGCATTAAAAAGCCTGCCTAAGGAGAAAGAGATTATTGTGCATTGCCATTCGGGAGGGCGTTCAGCGACTGCACTATCAATACTTAAGAACGCTGGTTTTCTGGATGTCACGCATGTTGAGGGTGGGGTACTTGCCTGGGCCAAACACATCGATACGACATGTACGGTGTACTAA
- a CDS encoding TetR/AcrR family transcriptional regulator has product MTTADISNKARLPRDERRAILLKAALEVFTVAGYHSAAMDEIADRANVSKPVLYQHFPSKLELYLAVLDLHIDSLVFEIQKAIASTPDNANRVHATVDAYFAFIEREGEAFRLLFESDMSVEPSVRERLNRMTYDCAAAASAVISIDTGLPKEASMLLGVGMIGYAQVTARHWLDRDSTLTREQAVELVNNLMWRGISGFPRN; this is encoded by the coding sequence ATGACCACGGCAGATATATCCAATAAAGCCCGTTTACCTCGAGACGAGCGGCGTGCAATTCTGCTTAAAGCAGCCCTCGAAGTATTTACAGTCGCTGGATACCATTCAGCGGCAATGGATGAGATTGCCGATCGGGCGAATGTAAGTAAACCGGTTTTGTATCAGCATTTTCCATCAAAACTTGAGCTATATCTAGCTGTTTTAGATTTGCACATTGATTCGCTCGTCTTTGAAATTCAAAAGGCGATTGCATCTACGCCTGACAATGCCAACCGAGTGCATGCAACAGTTGATGCTTATTTTGCATTTATTGAGAGGGAGGGAGAAGCCTTTAGATTGCTCTTTGAAAGTGATATGAGTGTCGAACCATCTGTTCGAGAGCGCCTTAATCGAATGACATACGACTGTGCAGCTGCAGCAAGTGCAGTAATCTCAATTGACACAGGTCTTCCAAAGGAGGCCTCTATGTTGCTTGGCGTGGGAATGATTGGTTATGCCCAAGTTACTGCGCGCCATTGGTTGGATCGAGATAGCACATTGACTAGAGAACAAGCAGTTGAACTGGTTAACAACCTCATGTGGAGAGGTATTTCTGGTTTTCCGCGCAATTAA
- a CDS encoding DUF3107 domain-containing protein gives MNVKKNEVTVKSEVRIAVTRVASDLVFDSAMTTTEIKSAVTQALTSGAPLTLSDTKGHEIIVPADKIGFVEVGDPSPRRVGFGAA, from the coding sequence ATGAACGTTAAGAAAAATGAAGTTACAGTTAAATCAGAGGTCCGCATCGCTGTTACTCGCGTCGCAAGTGACTTAGTTTTCGATAGTGCAATGACCACAACTGAAATAAAGAGCGCAGTGACTCAAGCTCTTACCTCTGGAGCCCCACTGACACTTAGTGACACTAAAGGTCATGAAATTATTGTTCCGGCCGACAAGATTGGGTTCGTCGAAGTTGGCGACCCATCACCGCGTCGCGTCGGCTTCGGCGCTGCATAA
- a CDS encoding DEAD/DEAH box helicase, whose product MSLTFTQLPLRPQTIEALHAHGFITPFAIQEMVLPIALGDGDVIGQAKTGTGKTLAFGIPVIERVIAPDDIEWAEFAHKGMPQVLIVVPTRELCTQVTRDIDELASNRGIRTLAVYGGRAFEPQIEALNTGVEIVVGTPGRLLDLSRQGLLKLKEVSRLVLDEADEMLDLGFLPDVEKILANTPKRTQTMLFSATMPGDIIALARRFMNQPIHIRTQDSEDEGAVVSRIEQHVLRAHAMDKIEMLSRILQADGRGPTIVFCRTKRTCQKTADDLIERGFRAATIHGDLGQSAREKALGDFKAGKSDVLVATDVAARGIDIEGITHVINYQCPEDEKTYIHRIGRTARAGADGIAVTFVDWDELARWKMISQVLELGLAEPEETYSSSPHLFEVLNIPTGSTGRMIKAKPVVRVESKTATAPRKDSGRGKVATSQKRVERTRTRTKKFKES is encoded by the coding sequence GTGTCATTGACTTTTACGCAGCTTCCACTTCGACCGCAAACTATCGAGGCGTTGCACGCCCATGGTTTTATCACACCTTTTGCAATTCAAGAGATGGTGTTGCCTATTGCCCTTGGAGACGGCGACGTAATTGGTCAAGCCAAAACCGGAACAGGGAAAACTCTGGCATTTGGAATTCCAGTTATCGAAAGAGTCATTGCGCCTGATGATATTGAATGGGCAGAGTTTGCACATAAGGGAATGCCGCAGGTTTTAATCGTTGTTCCAACACGTGAACTGTGTACACAGGTAACTCGAGATATTGACGAGTTAGCTAGCAACCGCGGCATTCGAACTCTCGCAGTGTATGGTGGTCGTGCCTTTGAACCACAAATTGAAGCGCTTAATACTGGAGTTGAGATTGTGGTTGGAACTCCTGGTCGTTTGTTAGATTTATCACGCCAAGGTCTGTTGAAATTAAAGGAAGTCTCACGACTTGTCCTCGATGAGGCCGATGAGATGCTCGATCTAGGTTTCCTCCCAGATGTAGAGAAGATTTTAGCAAATACTCCTAAGCGCACACAGACAATGCTCTTTTCGGCCACAATGCCCGGGGACATCATCGCTCTTGCGCGACGTTTCATGAACCAACCTATTCATATTCGTACGCAAGACAGTGAGGATGAGGGCGCAGTTGTCAGCCGAATCGAGCAACACGTGCTGCGTGCACATGCGATGGATAAAATTGAAATGCTTTCCCGTATTTTGCAGGCCGATGGGCGAGGACCGACTATTGTCTTTTGCCGAACAAAACGTACATGCCAAAAAACCGCTGACGATCTCATCGAGCGTGGCTTTAGGGCTGCGACAATTCATGGTGATTTAGGTCAAAGCGCGCGCGAAAAAGCACTCGGTGATTTCAAAGCTGGAAAGTCAGATGTTCTCGTTGCAACAGATGTTGCAGCTCGTGGCATTGATATTGAGGGGATCACACATGTGATTAATTACCAGTGCCCAGAGGATGAAAAAACATATATCCACCGTATCGGCCGAACTGCTCGTGCAGGTGCCGATGGAATCGCAGTAACTTTTGTAGATTGGGACGAGCTAGCTCGCTGGAAAATGATTAGCCAGGTTCTTGAACTTGGTTTAGCCGAGCCTGAAGAGACTTACTCATCATCACCACACTTATTTGAAGTTCTTAATATTCCAACGGGATCGACGGGCCGAATGATTAAGGCCAAGCCGGTCGTGAGGGTTGAAAGTAAAACGGCAACTGCGCCACGTAAGGATTCTGGGCGAGGCAAAGTTGCTACTTCACAAAAAAGAGTTGAACGTACTCGTACTAGGACTAAGAAGTTTAAAGAGAGTTAA
- a CDS encoding MarC family protein produces the protein MNVVQVSATTFAIQSFVTLFVIMDPPGATPIFLALVSQKNPKERRMLAMKAATVSFSVITLFALFGKFILGYLNISMASLQAAGALLLLLISLDLLTGGTGGGKSESSSANIALVPLGTPLLAGPGAIVATMIFVQNADTTPKVFGLIAAVVGVHIAIAAVLMASTTILKLIKEAGVTLVARIAGLLLAAIAVQMLVDAIRVFVAA, from the coding sequence GTGAACGTAGTGCAAGTGAGTGCAACAACATTTGCAATCCAATCTTTTGTCACTCTCTTTGTAATTATGGATCCACCAGGTGCAACACCAATTTTCTTAGCTCTAGTTTCTCAGAAAAATCCTAAAGAGCGCCGAATGCTTGCGATGAAGGCGGCAACTGTTTCATTCTCTGTGATTACTCTCTTTGCATTATTTGGAAAATTTATTCTGGGCTATTTGAATATTTCAATGGCCTCCCTGCAAGCAGCCGGGGCGCTCTTGTTATTGCTCATCTCTCTTGATTTGTTAACAGGAGGAACAGGTGGAGGTAAGAGCGAGAGTTCAAGTGCAAATATTGCGCTTGTTCCACTTGGAACGCCTCTCCTTGCCGGCCCAGGAGCAATTGTTGCCACGATGATCTTTGTGCAAAACGCTGATACAACACCAAAGGTATTTGGATTAATTGCCGCGGTAGTCGGAGTTCACATCGCTATCGCAGCGGTATTAATGGCCTCAACTACGATTTTAAAGTTGATAAAAGAGGCCGGAGTCACTTTGGTGGCACGAATCGCAGGTCTACTTCTTGCCGCAATCGCGGTTCAAATGCTCGTTGACGCAATTCGAGTATTTGTCGCAGCTTAA
- a CDS encoding PHP domain-containing protein codes for MIDLHTHTNKSDGTDSPRELVNKAISLGIKVLGLTDHDTTAGWIEAIETIRGEISLALGSEISCLTEDGISVHMLGLLFDGDHKEMQIMLEETRDGRLPRMRKMIEKMQAAGINISMADVEAARPTGATLGRPHLADALVNNGVIKSRDEAFQGMLNNDSIFYVSHAAPTPVEAVRMIRSAGGVAVIAHPFASLRGQILDASNFQELATAGLQGIEVDHRDQNPDERAMLRVIAKELGLVVTGASDYHGNGKLNSLGEFQTSPEQWEKLESMADRRRVVRA; via the coding sequence ATGATTGATTTACATACACATACAAACAAGAGCGATGGGACAGATTCTCCGCGTGAACTGGTTAATAAAGCGATTTCCCTCGGAATAAAGGTTTTAGGACTCACCGATCATGATACGACGGCCGGCTGGATTGAAGCTATCGAGACGATACGAGGAGAGATTTCACTTGCCCTTGGAAGTGAGATCTCATGTCTGACCGAGGATGGAATTAGTGTTCATATGTTGGGTCTTCTCTTTGATGGTGACCATAAAGAGATGCAGATAATGCTTGAGGAAACTCGAGATGGCCGCTTACCGCGCATGCGTAAAATGATTGAAAAGATGCAAGCCGCAGGAATTAATATTTCCATGGCCGACGTTGAAGCTGCTCGACCTACTGGTGCAACCCTTGGGCGACCGCACTTAGCCGATGCACTTGTAAACAATGGTGTTATCAAATCTCGAGATGAAGCATTTCAAGGGATGCTCAATAATGATTCAATTTTCTACGTCTCCCATGCGGCGCCCACCCCGGTTGAGGCGGTTCGTATGATTCGTAGTGCGGGGGGAGTTGCAGTCATAGCTCATCCTTTTGCCTCCCTAAGAGGTCAAATTTTAGATGCATCGAATTTTCAGGAGTTAGCTACCGCTGGATTACAGGGCATTGAAGTCGACCACCGCGATCAAAATCCAGATGAGCGTGCGATGTTGCGAGTTATAGCCAAAGAACTAGGGCTAGTCGTAACTGGTGCCAGCGATTATCACGGCAACGGTAAACTAAATTCATTAGGGGAATTTCAAACATCACCCGAGCAATGGGAAAAGTTAGAGTCAATGGCAGATCGGCGAAGGGTGGTGAGAGCGTGA
- a CDS encoding DMT family transporter, translated as MAEGEQLQNLEHIRDSHTAVPGRPDLIRLGVGIIGIGTSGPLIAMSAMPIVSLIFWRNLGGALLTLPFAMRHRAHREGVKWSIIAGIVLAFHFVAFFLAMRWTTVAAGTALVALQPIFAALFVKLGGGHIPSKAWLGMIVSFSGVLLISGVDLNISFKSFLGDLSALISAALAALYMIAGSKAQRTLETATYTTICYFVCAMSALPMAIFSGVELFDFTAREWWIVFGLIVGAQILGHTMFNAALKRVSPAIVSLIIFFEVPVSSILALWWIGQRPPLGILPGIALILIGCVLVVSRTRTPLVQVTP; from the coding sequence ATGGCTGAGGGCGAACAATTGCAAAACCTGGAACACATCCGCGATAGCCACACAGCGGTGCCGGGTAGACCTGATTTGATTCGTTTAGGTGTTGGGATCATTGGAATTGGAACTTCTGGACCTCTCATTGCCATGAGCGCTATGCCAATAGTGAGCTTAATTTTTTGGAGAAATTTGGGGGGAGCATTATTAACACTTCCATTCGCTATGCGTCACAGAGCTCATCGTGAGGGTGTTAAGTGGTCAATCATTGCCGGAATTGTTCTTGCCTTTCACTTCGTTGCATTTTTTCTAGCAATGCGCTGGACAACCGTTGCAGCCGGTACCGCACTCGTTGCATTGCAGCCAATCTTTGCGGCGCTCTTTGTAAAACTAGGCGGCGGTCATATTCCATCTAAGGCTTGGCTGGGAATGATTGTAAGTTTTTCAGGTGTATTACTGATTTCGGGAGTGGATTTGAATATTTCTTTTAAATCATTTCTTGGTGACTTGTCGGCCTTGATTTCAGCCGCTCTCGCGGCCTTATACATGATCGCTGGTTCAAAAGCGCAAAGAACACTTGAAACCGCGACTTACACGACAATTTGCTACTTTGTTTGTGCAATGAGCGCATTACCTATGGCAATTTTTTCAGGTGTTGAGCTCTTTGATTTCACTGCACGTGAATGGTGGATTGTTTTCGGATTGATTGTTGGTGCCCAAATTCTTGGACACACAATGTTTAATGCCGCACTTAAACGTGTATCTCCTGCAATAGTTTCACTGATAATTTTTTTTGAAGTTCCAGTTAGTTCAATTCTTGCGTTGTGGTGGATAGGACAGCGTCCACCCTTAGGGATTTTGCCCGGAATCGCCTTAATCCTTATCGGTTGTGTTTTAGTTGTTTCGCGTACTCGAACTCCACTCGTGCAGGTAACACCATGA
- a CDS encoding CBS domain-containing protein, with translation MSSNLLKRVFLARLAGTAVFDPNGDPVGKVRDAVATLRTNNLPPRILGLVVEVPLRRRVFVPITRITSIESGAVVITGLLNMRRYETRPGEVLVLGDMLDRSITLTATSEAVLVEDLGMELNQTGDWLITRVHIMRPGRGLRRKGATSTVAWDEVIGFAYPEQNQGVVNLLLTLANLRAADLATVLQDLPAKRRVEVAGALADDRLADVLEEMDEDDRVSLLAELEGERAADVLGEMDPDDAADLLREIGQERAEALLKLMEPDDAEDVLRLMNYEDYSAGGMMTTEPIVMSADYSVADALASIRQQEISPALASQIFIARQPLETPTGRFIGSVHYQRLLREPPSTLLGSIVDTHSRGVRPEASLHEVSSHLASYNMLSLPVVDANDRLLGAITVDDVLDHLLPENWRNDHREKSPVTYKEG, from the coding sequence ATGAGCAGCAATCTCTTAAAACGAGTATTTCTTGCCCGTCTTGCAGGCACCGCGGTTTTTGATCCAAACGGTGATCCAGTCGGAAAGGTCAGGGATGCGGTAGCGACGCTTCGAACCAATAATCTTCCTCCTCGAATCTTGGGTCTTGTAGTTGAAGTTCCATTGCGACGCCGTGTCTTTGTTCCGATTACTCGAATCACTTCAATTGAAAGTGGAGCCGTAGTTATTACAGGGTTACTCAATATGCGCCGGTATGAAACCCGTCCTGGCGAAGTATTGGTGCTTGGAGACATGCTTGACCGTTCTATTACGCTTACAGCAACGAGTGAAGCGGTTCTTGTGGAAGATTTGGGAATGGAGCTAAACCAAACCGGTGACTGGCTAATCACGCGAGTCCACATCATGCGTCCGGGACGCGGACTCCGCCGTAAAGGTGCAACCTCGACGGTTGCTTGGGATGAAGTCATCGGTTTTGCTTATCCGGAACAAAACCAAGGAGTGGTTAATTTGCTTTTAACTTTGGCAAATCTGCGTGCAGCTGATTTGGCTACTGTTTTGCAAGACTTACCCGCCAAACGTCGTGTAGAAGTTGCAGGAGCCCTGGCAGATGATCGCTTAGCCGATGTATTAGAAGAGATGGATGAAGATGATCGTGTTTCACTCTTAGCCGAACTTGAAGGTGAGCGTGCGGCAGATGTTCTTGGAGAGATGGATCCAGATGATGCCGCAGATTTACTTCGCGAAATTGGTCAAGAACGTGCTGAAGCTCTGCTAAAACTCATGGAACCAGATGATGCAGAAGATGTTTTACGGCTAATGAACTATGAAGATTATTCTGCCGGTGGAATGATGACGACTGAACCAATTGTCATGAGTGCTGATTACTCAGTAGCCGACGCCCTCGCATCCATTCGGCAACAAGAGATTTCACCTGCTTTAGCCTCACAAATTTTCATTGCCCGCCAACCTCTAGAAACGCCAACTGGCCGTTTCATCGGTTCGGTGCATTACCAACGCTTACTAAGAGAGCCACCTTCGACTTTACTTGGATCTATTGTTGATACCCACTCTCGAGGTGTAAGGCCAGAGGCATCTCTGCATGAAGTTTCCTCACACCTGGCTAGCTATAACATGCTCTCACTACCGGTTGTAGATGCCAACGATCGACTACTTGGCGCAATTACAGTCGATGACGTGCTCGATCATTTACTTCCTGAAAACTGGCGAAATGACCATCGAGAAAAGTCGCCAGTTACCTATAAGGAGGGGTGA
- a CDS encoding DUF1003 domain-containing protein → MARNFGLDTPREARRSLRPNFDPETFGRLSERFARFLGTARFLVYMTIFVFSWVAWNFTAPEDFRFDGYPFIFLTLILSLQASYAAPLILLAQNRQADRDRIQLNEDRARNDRSIADAEYLTREIAALRISLGEVATRDFVRGELSDLGKELIAELRSDSQSNSE, encoded by the coding sequence ATGGCTCGAAACTTCGGACTAGACACTCCGCGTGAAGCTCGACGTTCACTGCGACCAAATTTTGATCCAGAGACCTTTGGACGCCTTTCTGAGCGCTTTGCCCGCTTCTTAGGCACGGCCCGCTTCTTGGTCTACATGACTATCTTTGTTTTTAGCTGGGTTGCTTGGAACTTCACTGCGCCTGAAGATTTTCGCTTTGATGGGTATCCATTTATTTTCTTAACTTTGATTCTCTCTTTACAAGCCTCATATGCCGCTCCTCTGATCCTGCTAGCGCAAAACAGGCAGGCTGATCGCGACAGAATCCAGCTCAATGAAGATCGAGCCCGCAATGATCGAAGTATTGCCGATGCCGAATATCTCACCCGTGAAATTGCTGCACTAAGAATTTCACTAGGTGAGGTTGCAACACGCGATTTTGTGCGAGGCGAACTCTCTGATTTAGGTAAAGAGTTGATTGCAGAACTACGTAGCGATTCCCAATCGAACTCCGAGTAA
- a CDS encoding Mrp/NBP35 family ATP-binding protein, with the protein MNLLDQIAEALMTVQDPELHRSITDLGMVEDVNELDGNVSVSILLTISGCPMQDRLRTDITSAVANVDGVKSVQLTFGVMSQAQRDNVKKIMRNGREKFIPFAQPDSLTRVIGIASGKGGVGKSSVTVNLAVASAMKGLRVGILDADVYGHSIPRLMGLMGQRPTAIDQMFIPLESFGVKCVSMEMFKPERSDAVAYRGPLLHRVLEQLLSDAYWGDLDLLLIDLPPGTGDLAISLGQLIPTSEILVVTTPQVAAAEVAERAGRIAHQIHQHVVGVVENMSDYIDPATGALISLFGTGGGEETAQRLSQLVGSEVALLGKIPFSVDLRLGGDAGVPVVISDPKSASALVLYEIAEKLIKRRKSLLGVRLGIAT; encoded by the coding sequence ATGAACCTATTAGATCAAATTGCAGAAGCGTTAATGACTGTACAAGATCCAGAACTCCATAGGTCTATCACCGATCTTGGAATGGTCGAAGACGTTAATGAGTTAGATGGAAATGTTTCGGTTTCGATTTTATTGACAATTTCGGGCTGCCCTATGCAGGACAGATTGCGTACAGATATAACAAGTGCAGTTGCTAATGTTGATGGAGTTAAGAGCGTACAGTTGACGTTTGGAGTCATGTCACAAGCCCAACGTGATAACGTAAAGAAAATCATGCGAAATGGACGCGAAAAATTCATTCCATTTGCGCAACCAGATTCGTTAACACGAGTAATCGGTATCGCTTCGGGAAAAGGAGGCGTTGGAAAATCCTCGGTGACTGTTAATCTTGCCGTCGCCTCGGCCATGAAAGGTTTGCGTGTTGGAATCTTAGATGCCGATGTCTATGGCCACTCGATTCCCAGATTAATGGGATTGATGGGTCAACGCCCGACTGCGATTGACCAGATGTTCATTCCACTTGAATCTTTCGGAGTGAAGTGCGTTTCCATGGAGATGTTTAAGCCTGAACGTAGTGATGCCGTTGCCTATAGAGGACCGCTTTTGCACAGAGTTTTAGAGCAACTTCTCTCGGATGCTTATTGGGGCGATTTAGATCTTTTGCTTATTGATCTCCCACCCGGAACAGGTGATTTGGCTATCTCGTTGGGTCAGTTAATCCCAACTTCAGAGATATTAGTAGTTACCACTCCTCAAGTTGCAGCAGCTGAAGTTGCTGAACGTGCCGGAAGAATCGCCCATCAGATTCATCAACACGTAGTTGGAGTGGTGGAAAACATGTCTGATTATATTGATCCAGCAACTGGTGCATTAATTTCGCTCTTTGGAACTGGCGGCGGAGAAGAAACCGCACAGCGTTTATCTCAATTAGTTGGCAGTGAGGTGGCACTTCTCGGAAAAATTCCATTTAGTGTCGATCTTCGTTTAGGCGGTGATGCAGGTGTTCCTGTAGTCATTTCCGATCCGAAATCTGCAAGCGCATTAGTACTGTATGAGATTGCTGAAAAATTAATCAAGCGAAGGAAATCTTTACTCGGAGTTCGATTGGGAATCGCTACGTAG